Proteins co-encoded in one Fusarium musae strain F31 chromosome 3, whole genome shotgun sequence genomic window:
- a CDS encoding hypothetical protein (EggNog:ENOG41) — translation MPRWGEKSLSSVTALLLLDFKMRSLATILLFLSAALAADIQITWRLEKDTKASSVSAMGSDGKVIAEACGSIIHAKYPIDFSDVDDTGSGNFTVGDASYLVHSLPKWSGGPACSRIFNPQYTLVQCSNVTWDSTDVVKDKADGCFADSTTDGELQSLQRRSLSHEMHSRGTELEKRQTFCSGWFTRTTLVGDGDYPPENINCANAASCSVGQTDSTSYTIGWTAGANSPGGGWISGGFSVSESWTTGNSYTCNAGKGETVCIWYNIAHTAYTVQEYTKNTCTEGSGGTPYVMYSPNENNKGGGYYCVIGTCRSKGEGYWDYNGRAGGP, via the exons ATGCCTCGATGGGGAGAGAAATCTTTATCATCAGTAACAGCTCTACTTCTCCTCGATTTCAAGATGCGATCTCTTGCCACTATTCTCTTATTCCTCTCTGCAGCTCTCGCGGCTGATATCCAGATAACCTGGCGCCTCGAGAAAGATACCAAGGCATCTTCTGTGAGCGCTATGGGCTCTGATGGCAAGGTGATTGCAGAGGCCTGTGGCAGTATCATCCATGCCAAGTATCCTATTGACTTCTCGGATGTCGACGATACTGGCAGTGGTAACTTCactgttggtgatgccaGCTATCTGGTGCACTCCCTGCCTAAGTGGTCTGGTGGGCCTGCATGCTCTCGCATCTTCAACCCTCAATATACACTTGTACAGTGCTCAAATGTCACCTGGGACTCTACCGATGTGGTCAAAGACAAGGCAGATGGCTGCTTTGCCGATAGTACCACTGATGGCGAACTGCAGTCCCTccagaggaggagcttgagccACGAGATGCATTCTCGAGGCACGGAGCTTGAAAAGAGACAGACCTTTTGCTCCGGCTGGTTCACAAGAACAACCcttgttggagatggtgacTACCCCCCA GAAAACATCAACTGTGCCAATGCTGCATCATGCTCCGTCGGTCAGACTGATTCAACATCTTATACTATTGGGTGGACTGCCGGTGCCAATAGTCCAGGTGGTGGCTGGATCTCAGGGGGCTTCAGCGTCAGCGAAAGCTGGACGACTGGAAATAGCTACACCTGTAACGCTGGGAAAGGAGAGACAGTCTGCATTTGGTACAACATTGCTCACACAGCTT ACACCGTCCAAGAGTATACCAAGAACACATGCACTGAAGGCAGTGGAGGAACCCCTTATGTCATGTACTCACCCAACGAAAACAACAAGGGTGGCGGTTATTACTGCGTTATCGGTACTTGCCGATCTAAGGGTGAGGGTTACTGGGATTACAATGGCCGTGCTGGCGGTCCTTGA